The following proteins are encoded in a genomic region of Actinomadura sp. NAK00032:
- a CDS encoding bacterial proteasome activator family protein produces the protein MSEPSKNQSEQEPQVLVVGPNGIAMESTGEGESEGKSVTEMVEQPAKVMRIGGMIRQLLEEVKAAPLDEASRARLREIHKSSIKELEDGLAPELVEELERLSLPFAEGSVPSEGELRIAQAQLVGWLEGLFHGIQTTLFAQQMAARAQLEQMRRALPAGMVPPGAEEEPQSRHHSSGPYL, from the coding sequence ATGAGCGAGCCTTCGAAGAACCAGTCTGAACAGGAACCGCAGGTGCTCGTGGTCGGCCCCAACGGCATCGCCATGGAGAGCACGGGCGAGGGCGAGTCCGAGGGCAAGTCGGTCACCGAGATGGTCGAGCAGCCCGCGAAGGTCATGCGGATCGGCGGGATGATCCGGCAGCTCCTGGAGGAGGTCAAGGCGGCCCCGCTGGACGAGGCGAGCCGGGCCCGGCTGCGGGAGATCCACAAGTCGTCCATCAAGGAGCTGGAGGACGGCCTCGCCCCCGAGCTGGTCGAGGAGCTGGAGCGGCTGTCGCTGCCGTTCGCCGAGGGATCGGTGCCGAGCGAGGGCGAGCTGCGGATCGCGCAGGCGCAGCTCGTCGGCTGGCTGGAGGGCCTGTTCCACGGCATCCAGACGACGCTGTTCGCGCAGCAGATGGCGGCGCGGGCGCAGCTCGAGCAGATGCGCCGCGCGCTGCCCGCCGGCATGGTGCCGCCCGGCGCCGAGGAGGAGCCGCAGTCCCGCCACCACTCGTCCGGCCCCTACCTGTAG
- a CDS encoding NAD(P)H-quinone oxidoreductase: MHAIVIREPGGADVLEWTRVPDPEPQPGEVLIDVAASAVNRADVMQRLGFYPPPPGAPPYPGLEVSGRISALGAGVTGFAAGDEVCALLAGGGYAERVAVPASQVLPVPRGVDVAAAAGLPEVACTVWSNVFWLGGLRAGETLLVHGGGSGIGTFAIQLAKARGARVVTTVGSAEKAARCRELGADVAVNYREDDFVESGPYDVILDLIGAKYLARNVEALATGGRLMVIGLQGGAKAELDIGMLLRKRALVHATALRSRPLEEKAEIVAGVREHVWPLLESGDVRPVIDQSFPMADAARAHELMEESGHVGKILLTV; this comes from the coding sequence ATGCATGCGATCGTGATCCGCGAGCCGGGGGGTGCCGACGTCCTGGAGTGGACGCGGGTACCGGATCCGGAGCCGCAGCCGGGCGAAGTGCTGATCGATGTGGCGGCGAGCGCGGTGAACCGCGCGGACGTCATGCAGCGGCTGGGCTTCTACCCGCCGCCGCCGGGCGCTCCCCCGTACCCCGGGCTGGAGGTGTCCGGCCGGATCTCGGCGCTGGGCGCCGGCGTCACCGGTTTCGCCGCCGGCGACGAGGTGTGCGCGCTGCTCGCCGGGGGAGGGTATGCCGAACGGGTCGCCGTGCCCGCCTCGCAGGTGCTCCCGGTGCCGCGCGGGGTGGACGTCGCGGCCGCCGCCGGACTCCCGGAGGTCGCGTGCACGGTGTGGTCGAACGTGTTCTGGCTGGGCGGGCTGCGCGCGGGCGAGACGCTGCTCGTCCACGGGGGCGGCAGCGGCATCGGGACGTTCGCCATCCAGTTGGCCAAGGCGCGCGGCGCGCGTGTGGTGACGACCGTGGGCAGCGCGGAGAAGGCGGCCCGCTGCCGCGAACTCGGCGCGGACGTCGCCGTGAACTACCGCGAGGACGACTTCGTCGAGAGCGGCCCGTACGACGTGATCCTCGACCTGATCGGCGCCAAGTACCTGGCCCGGAACGTGGAGGCGCTCGCCACCGGCGGACGGCTGATGGTGATCGGCCTCCAGGGCGGCGCCAAGGCGGAGCTGGACATCGGCATGCTGCTGCGCAAGCGGGCGCTGGTGCACGCGACGGCGCTGCGGTCCCGCCCCCTGGAGGAGAAGGCGGAGATCGTGGCCGGGGTCCGCGAGCACGTGTGGCCGCTGCTGGAGTCCGGAGACGTCCGTCCCGTCATCGACCAGTCCTTCCCCATGGCGGACGCGGCGCGCGCGCACGAGTTGATGGAAGAGAGCGGTCACGTCGGCAAGATTCTGCTGACCGTGTGA
- a CDS encoding AAA family ATPase: MARNEHDGRSLEERLASLDAMSGDTAGPPEDGEQAARTAPAEQENAPPEPQAASEPQAAPEPQAAPGPPPAAPEAQGPAPEQQGPPPVPDNGNPWLAAPPAFQGAPENTGFGAESYGPPQPPPPPYDGGPVPQPPPYEGGPMPQPFDGGMLPPPYYPAPAYDPSRVPQPPQPPQPPQQSPYEAGDSAAPPLDQLPPYPSDQFAQQQNAAGQYQPIDPATGQPYPQDTDDSGRPYVPIDPATGRPLPPDAVAPQFPPMMEPGPVQQYPQQDAQYPPQDAQYQQDVRYSQDVQYQQDANGAAQQYPPADPTTGQPYPQPDPNAGPPYAPPLPRVHPTVDPNTGQPYTQSDPATGLPYLPVDPGTGQPYPQDPNAQQYQQYQQINPATGQPYVPIDPNTGQPYPGYGPQQGQMIPPGHAAPPQEPQNTDSLSSENLLGERRIAPSSGWRRAVYKATAGGIHPGESQGELRRKDLIARARTPVAGGHHRVAVMSLKGGVGKTTTTTGLGSMLGSFRGDRVIAVDANPDRGTLSDKVRLETAATVRDLLNNRDNITRYADVRAFTSQNEARLEILASDRDPAVSEAFSAEDYAAVAVVLEQYYSVCITDCGTGLLHSAMAGVLSLADQLVLVSSPSVDGARSASATLDWLEAHDHGHLVRNGVVVLSMVRNRTRSQVDLDKLQAHFESRCRAVVRIPYDDHLEEGAEVELEQLAPATREAYLTLAAVVGDGFAFQRPPQP, from the coding sequence GTGGCGAGGAACGAGCACGACGGGCGTTCCCTGGAGGAGCGGCTGGCCTCTCTGGACGCGATGAGCGGCGACACGGCCGGCCCGCCGGAGGACGGTGAGCAGGCGGCGCGGACCGCCCCCGCCGAGCAGGAGAACGCCCCACCCGAACCGCAGGCCGCGTCCGAGCCGCAGGCCGCGCCCGAACCCCAGGCCGCGCCGGGGCCACCGCCCGCCGCGCCGGAGGCCCAGGGGCCCGCGCCGGAGCAGCAGGGGCCGCCGCCCGTCCCGGACAACGGCAACCCCTGGCTCGCCGCGCCGCCCGCCTTCCAGGGCGCCCCCGAGAACACCGGCTTCGGCGCCGAGAGCTACGGCCCGCCGCAGCCGCCGCCCCCGCCCTACGACGGCGGCCCCGTCCCGCAGCCGCCGCCCTACGAGGGCGGCCCCATGCCGCAGCCGTTCGACGGGGGGATGCTCCCGCCGCCCTACTACCCGGCCCCGGCCTACGACCCGTCGCGGGTCCCGCAGCCGCCTCAGCCGCCTCAGCCGCCGCAGCAGTCGCCGTACGAGGCGGGCGACAGCGCCGCTCCGCCCCTCGACCAGCTGCCGCCCTACCCGTCCGACCAGTTCGCGCAGCAGCAGAACGCCGCCGGGCAGTACCAGCCGATCGACCCCGCCACCGGGCAGCCCTACCCGCAGGACACCGACGACTCCGGCCGCCCCTACGTGCCGATCGACCCCGCCACCGGCCGCCCGCTGCCGCCCGACGCCGTCGCCCCGCAGTTCCCGCCGATGATGGAGCCCGGGCCCGTCCAGCAGTACCCGCAGCAGGACGCGCAGTATCCCCCGCAGGACGCGCAGTACCAGCAGGACGTCCGGTACTCGCAGGACGTCCAGTACCAGCAGGACGCCAACGGCGCCGCCCAGCAGTACCCGCCGGCCGACCCGACCACGGGGCAGCCGTACCCGCAGCCCGACCCGAACGCCGGCCCGCCGTACGCCCCGCCCCTGCCGCGGGTGCACCCCACGGTCGATCCGAACACCGGGCAGCCGTACACGCAGTCCGATCCGGCCACGGGCCTGCCGTACCTGCCGGTCGACCCCGGCACCGGCCAGCCCTACCCGCAGGACCCCAACGCCCAGCAGTACCAGCAGTACCAGCAGATCAACCCCGCCACCGGCCAGCCGTACGTGCCCATCGACCCGAACACCGGGCAGCCGTACCCCGGCTACGGGCCGCAGCAGGGGCAGATGATCCCGCCGGGGCACGCCGCCCCGCCGCAGGAGCCGCAGAACACCGACAGCCTCAGCTCCGAGAACCTGCTGGGCGAGCGCCGCATCGCACCGTCCTCCGGATGGCGGCGCGCCGTCTACAAGGCGACCGCGGGCGGCATCCACCCCGGCGAGTCGCAGGGCGAGCTGCGCCGCAAGGACCTGATCGCGCGGGCCCGCACCCCCGTCGCCGGCGGGCACCACCGGGTCGCGGTCATGTCGCTGAAGGGCGGCGTCGGCAAGACGACCACCACCACCGGCCTCGGCTCCATGCTCGGCTCCTTCCGCGGCGACCGGGTGATCGCGGTGGACGCCAACCCCGACCGCGGCACGCTCTCGGACAAGGTGCGGCTGGAGACCGCGGCGACCGTCCGCGACCTGCTCAACAACCGCGACAACATCACCCGGTACGCGGACGTGCGCGCGTTCACCTCGCAGAACGAGGCGCGGCTGGAGATCCTCGCCTCCGACCGCGACCCGGCGGTCAGCGAGGCGTTCTCCGCCGAGGACTACGCCGCCGTCGCCGTCGTCCTGGAGCAGTACTACTCGGTCTGCATCACCGACTGCGGCACCGGCCTGCTGCACTCGGCGATGGCGGGCGTGCTGAGCCTCGCCGACCAGCTCGTCCTGGTCAGCTCCCCGTCGGTGGACGGCGCCCGCTCCGCGAGCGCGACCCTCGACTGGCTGGAGGCGCACGACCACGGGCACCTCGTGCGCAACGGCGTCGTCGTCCTGTCGATGGTCCGCAACCGCACCCGCAGCCAGGTCGACCTCGACAAGCTCCAGGCGCACTTCGAGAGCCGCTGCCGCGCGGTCGTCCGCATCCCCTACGACGACCACCTGGAGGAGGGCGCCGAGGTTGAGCTGGAGCAGCTCGCCCCCGCGACGCGCGAGGCGTACCTCACCCTCGCGGCCGTCGTCGGCGACGGCTTCGCCTTCCAACGCCCGCCCCAGCCCTGA
- a CDS encoding signal peptidase I: MTDADGLYVGKAGPDAAGDRGWLLGHFKAPGDLRHSDEVEIKWGVHPKGERRAQWTDGEKRTALLVLISGRFRLEFPGRNVVLAEQGDYVVWGRGVDHSWEAEEESVVMTVRWPSIPGYRVPEER, from the coding sequence GTGACGGACGCCGATGGCTTGTACGTGGGGAAGGCGGGGCCGGACGCGGCCGGGGACCGGGGGTGGCTGCTCGGGCACTTCAAGGCGCCCGGCGACCTGCGGCACAGCGACGAGGTCGAGATCAAGTGGGGCGTCCACCCGAAGGGGGAGCGGCGCGCCCAGTGGACGGACGGCGAGAAGCGCACCGCCCTGCTCGTCCTGATCAGCGGCCGGTTCCGGCTGGAGTTCCCCGGCCGGAACGTCGTCCTCGCCGAGCAGGGCGACTACGTGGTGTGGGGGCGCGGCGTCGACCACTCGTGGGAGGCCGAGGAGGAGTCGGTCGTCATGACGGTCCGGTGGCCGTCCATCCCCGGCTACCGCGTCCCGGAGGAGCGATAG